The region AAACTTATGTTATCCGTACCAATAGTAAAGAAGTATGGATTCAGTTTTCTTTGCTGAACGAAGAAAGTGGGAAAATTACTATTCTGGAGAAGGCAATAGCTGAAGTTCCAAAGGTTGAAAAAATTACTTCTTCCCAAATGAAGAAAGATATTAACGAGTCTGGGAAAGCTGTATTGAATATTAATTTTGATAATAATAAAGCTACTCTTACAGCAGATGGCAAAATTGTGGCGGATGAGATCCTAAAGCTGTTGAATGAAAATCCTGAATTAAAACTTTCTATAGAAGGGCATACTGACAACAATGGTACAAAAGAACACAATAAGAAATTATCATTGGACAGAGCTACAACAATATATACTTATTTAACAGATAAAGGGATTAAATCTGATAGACTACAAACAAAAGGTTTTGGACAGGATAATCCTTTAGCTGCTAATGACAGTGATCTTAATAAAGCGAAGAACAGAAGGGTAGAATTGGTAAAAATATAAAATTCTATCTTAGCTGGTATTCTTCCAGTTTACGATATAACGTTGCTATACCGATTTCTAAAAGTCTTGCAGCTTCGGCTTTATTGCCTTTGGTATATTGTAATACTTTCTGGATGTGTTCTTTTTCAAGAGTCTTAATACTCAATGAATCTGTTTCTGCAGAATTTTGTTCTGAGTATAGAGGAAGGCTGTCGGCATCCAGAATATTGTTATTCATCAGAATAAGACTTCTTTCAACAGTGTTTCTAAGCTCACGAATATTTCCCTGCCAGTTATTTTTCTTTAAGGTTTTATAATAATCTTCGGAAACCTGAACTTTTGAAATCAGATTCATTTTTTTACTGAAGACATCGATAAAGTTTTTGGCAAGAATTTTCAGGTCTTCCTTTCTTTCACGCAATGCCGGCAAGTGAATTTCAAAAACATTGAGTCTGAAGTATAGATCTTCTCTGAAATTTCCCTGTTTTACTTCTTCCAAAAGGTTTCTGTTGGTTGCAGCGATAAGACGGAAATTAGAGATAGATACTTTCGTTTCACCCATTTTAATAAATTCTCCGGTCTCCAGTACGCGTAGCAATTTCGCCTGCAAATCCATTGGCATTTCTCCGATTTCATCAAGAAAAAGAGTCCCGCCATTAGCTTCTTCCACCAATCCTTTTTTATCTTTTACAGCACCGGTAAAAGCACCTTGCTTATGTCCGAATAATTCACTTTCCAGAATTTCTTTACTGAAGGCAGAGCAGTTGATCGCAACAAAATTTTTATTGCTTCGGTTTCCCGTTTCATGGATAGCATGGGCAAATACCTCTTTCCCGGTTCCTGTTTCTCCTGTTAGCAATACAGTAGCGTCTGTATGGGCAACCCGTTCTGCTAACTTTTTTGACTGAAGAATAGATTCTGCAGTTCCCAGGATTTGATCCAGACCTTTTAACTTACATACCGGGGTTGTATTATGAGCTCTGTTATCTTTTGCTTTTTCAATGGCTCTGTATACGAGAGGAATAATTTTCTCGTTATCATCTCCTTTTACCAGATAGTCATATGCACCGTTCTTCATTGCCTGTACAGCATCTGAAATATTCCCGAAGGCTGTCATCAGAATCACTTCCTTTTCAGGATATTTGGTTTTAATGGCCTTTACAAGCTCTACACCAAATGCATCCGGAAGACGGACATCACTCAGTACAACGTCAAAGTCATGCTGCTCCAGCATATTCATGGCTGATCTTGCAGTTGAAGCTTCCTTTACACTGAAGTTTTCCTGAGAAAGAATCATTCCCAGAAGTTTCAGAAGTTTCAGCTCGTCGTCAATGATGAGGATAGTTCCCGGCATATGATAGAATTGAGATGCAAACTTACGTATTATTCGGCATCGAAAAACAGAAGAAGTAATTCAAAATATAAAAAAAACGCCAGAAAATATTTTCTGGCGTTTTCTAATTGATGTTAATTTTTAAAATTCATTCTCTGAATTCTTACTGCATTCAGAATAGCTAACAGTGCTACACCGACATCGGCGAATACCGCTTCCCACATAGTAGCTAAACCTCCTGCTCCAAGAACGAGTACGATAGCTTTTACGGCAAATGCCAGTATAATATTCTGCCATACGATTTTCTTAGTCTCTTTTCCTATTCTTATGGCTGTAGGAATTTTTGAAGGCTGGTCGTCCTGAATAACAACGTCTGCCGTTTCAATTGTAGCGTCGCTGCCTAATCCGCCCATCGCCATTCCAACATCACTTAGGGCAACAACCGGAGCATCGTTTACTCCATCTCCGATGAAGGCAACTGTTTCATTTTGTGCTTTAATGGCTTTTACTTTTTCAACTTTATCCTCAGGTAAAAGGTCGCCAAAAGCATTTTCAATTCCTATCTTCTGTGCTACTTCTTTTACTACGGCTGTTTTATCACCACTCAACATAGTTGTTTTTATATTGAGCTTTTTAAGCTCTGCAACAGCTTTTATTGCATCTAGTTTTATCTGGTCAGAAATACTCAGATAGCCCGCAAACTGACCTCCATAGGCAATAGCAATTAATGTATCTGAAATTGCAGAATGATTAACCTGATACGGGATACTGAATTTATCCATTAGCTTGAAATTGCCGGCAAGGAAATCTTTTCCGTTGATTGTGGATTTCAATCCGTGTCCCGGAATTTCTTCTGCATTTTCTAATACTACGGAATGGTCTACATCACCAACATATTCATGTACAGCAGTTGCAATAGGGTGTGTAGATTTACTTTCTATAATATTCAGGTATTTCAGAATCTCATGTTTATCAAATCCGTTTTCAATATTTGCTGTTTGTACTTTGAATACACCTTCTGTCATGGTTCCGGTTTTATCCATTACCACATTCTGAATATTGGCTAGTGCATCCAGAAAATTACTGCCCTTAAAAAGGATTCCGTTTTTACTTCCGGCACCAATTCCGCCGAAATAACCTAAAGGAATAGAAATAACCAGAGCACAAGGACATGAAATAACCAGGAATATCAATGCGCGGTATAACCAGTCTCTGAATTCATATTGCTGTACAAAGAAGTAAGGTAAAAGACAGATGGCAATAGCCAATACAACAACAATTGGAGTATATACTTTAGCAAATTTCCGGATAAACAATTCTGTTGGAGCTTTTTGGGAAGTGGCATTTTGTACCAGTTCCAGAATTTTGGAAAGTTTACTGTCTTTATATTCTTTCTGAATCAGTACCTGAGAGACCGAATTAAGATTGATCATTCCCGCAAGTACAGTTTCGCCCTTTCTTTTAGTATCCGGTTTACTTTCACCTGTTAGTGCAGCGGTATTAAAAGATGCGCTTTCTGAAATCAGTTCTCCGTCCAATGCAAGCTTTTCACCTGGTTTTAGCTGAATAATCTGTCCAACCTGTGCAGTTTCTGCTTTAACGGTCTTAGGAATATTATTTTCCAGAATTGTAATTTCATCCGGTCTCTGATCCAATAGTCCTTTGATATTCTTTTTGGCTCTCTGTACGGCCATCGTTTGAAATACTTCGCCTACAGAATAGAAAAGCATTACGGCAACTCCTTCAGGATATTCTCCGATAGCAAAAGCACCAAGAGTTGCAATACTCATCAGAAAGAACTCTGAAAAGAAATCGCTGTACCGGATACTGTTTATTGCATCTTTTAGTACCGGAAGCCCCACAGGAATAT is a window of Elizabethkingia anophelis R26 DNA encoding:
- a CDS encoding sigma-54-dependent transcriptional regulator translates to MPGTILIIDDELKLLKLLGMILSQENFSVKEASTARSAMNMLEQHDFDVVLSDVRLPDAFGVELVKAIKTKYPEKEVILMTAFGNISDAVQAMKNGAYDYLVKGDDNEKIIPLVYRAIEKAKDNRAHNTTPVCKLKGLDQILGTAESILQSKKLAERVAHTDATVLLTGETGTGKEVFAHAIHETGNRSNKNFVAINCSAFSKEILESELFGHKQGAFTGAVKDKKGLVEEANGGTLFLDEIGEMPMDLQAKLLRVLETGEFIKMGETKVSISNFRLIAATNRNLLEEVKQGNFREDLYFRLNVFEIHLPALRERKEDLKILAKNFIDVFSKKMNLISKVQVSEDYYKTLKKNNWQGNIRELRNTVERSLILMNNNILDADSLPLYSEQNSAETDSLSIKTLEKEHIQKVLQYTKGNKAEAARLLEIGIATLYRKLEEYQLR
- a CDS encoding heavy metal translocating P-type ATPase, yielding MSSNSDCCSTKPQQQHNHQHNGDGHDHDHGHDHSHDNSDKTTFQLFLPAVISFVLLMVGIALDNYIKPEWFKGWVRIVLYVAAYIPVGLPVLKDAINSIRYSDFFSEFFLMSIATLGAFAIGEYPEGVAVMLFYSVGEVFQTMAVQRAKKNIKGLLDQRPDEITILENNIPKTVKAETAQVGQIIQLKPGEKLALDGELISESASFNTAALTGESKPDTKRKGETVLAGMINLNSVSQVLIQKEYKDSKLSKILELVQNATSQKAPTELFIRKFAKVYTPIVVVLAIAICLLPYFFVQQYEFRDWLYRALIFLVISCPCALVISIPLGYFGGIGAGSKNGILFKGSNFLDALANIQNVVMDKTGTMTEGVFKVQTANIENGFDKHEILKYLNIIESKSTHPIATAVHEYVGDVDHSVVLENAEEIPGHGLKSTINGKDFLAGNFKLMDKFSIPYQVNHSAISDTLIAIAYGGQFAGYLSISDQIKLDAIKAVAELKKLNIKTTMLSGDKTAVVKEVAQKIGIENAFGDLLPEDKVEKVKAIKAQNETVAFIGDGVNDAPVVALSDVGMAMGGLGSDATIETADVVIQDDQPSKIPTAIRIGKETKKIVWQNIILAFAVKAIVLVLGAGGLATMWEAVFADVGVALLAILNAVRIQRMNFKN